GGTGGATAAGGTTGCGCCGTTGAAATTGCCGTATGAATATTTGACCAATGGAATTGAATGCGTGGATGACGTGAAATCGGCGCATTACAATTCCATCGTGGATCGCGCGCAAACGCAACCGGTGGATTGGAATAGTTCGGAAAAGATGAACACTGTCGCGCAGTATCGCCTGGGCGTGGTGGTAGAGCATAACACCGATCCGCGCGAACCCGGCGGCGGTTCGTGCATCTTTATTCACACTTGGGCCGGGCCGCAAACGGGCACGAGCGGCTGCACGGCGATGGCTTCGGAGAATATTGACACGGTCGTGCCGTGGCTGGACCCGGCGGATGCGCCCGTGCTGGTGCAGTTGCCGGAGGCTGCGTATCGGCGGTGGCGGGTGGAATGGGAGTTGCCGCAAATCACCAAATTTTAACGGTGGAGACGCGGAGAGAAAAATAAATGATATGAAAAAATGGATCCTCAAATTTTCGCTGGCGGCAATTTTAATTAGCGGCGCGGGCAGTTTTGCTTTGGCGCAAGAAACGAGCAAAGCCATTGAAGTGGCGAAAGAGCCGGAGTCGGTGGAGGCGTTGCAAAAAAACATTCGCGAACTGATTGAGAATCCGCGCTACGACGCGGCGATGTGGGGTATCAAGATCGCATCGCTGGATTCGGAAAAAATTTTGTTCGAGCACAACGCGCAAAAACTTTTCAGCCCGGCTTCGAACTCGAAACTCTATACGATGGCGCTGGCGTTGACGCGGCTCGGGCCGGAGCATCGCATCAAGACCTCGCTTTACGCCAAGGGGCGTCCCAACGAAACCGGCACGTTGAACAGCGACCTTATTATCTATGGCCGCGGCGACCCGACCATCAGCGGTGAATATAATCACGGTGACGTGATGCGCGCGTTTGAGCCGTTGGTGGCAGCGCTCACGAATGCGGGCGTGAAAGAGATCGCCGGTGACTTGATCGGCGACGATAGTTTTTTTCACAGCGCGCCGTTTGGAGCGGGCTGGGATTGGGGCGATTTGGAGGCGGATTATGGAGCGGAAATTTCCGCGCTCACGATCAATAGCAACACGGTCCAGCTGATCGTGAAGCCGGGCGAAAGCATCGGCACGGTGGCGCGATTGGCGTTTTCGCCGCCCACGACTTACATCGCGATAAGCAATCGCACCGAGACAACGGCGAAAGGCACGCGAAGCACGTTGCGGTTGTATCGTCCGCTGGGTGAAAATCTGGTTTATGTCACCGGCCACGTGCCGCTGGACTATGCGGGTTCGAGCGAAGACGTGACGATGCACGACCCGGCGGCGTTGTTTGCGTCGCTGTTCAAGGAAGCGTTAAAACAGCATGGCATCGCGGTGTCGGGAGTCACGCGGTCCGCGCATTGGCTGGATCGGGAAAATGCGCCGCTGGATTTTTCGCAATGGTCGGAGATCGGCGTGGTGGAGTCGCGGCCGTTTCGCGAAATCATCAAGTCGGTCGAGAAGCCTTCGCAAAATCTTTACACCGATATGATGTTGGAATACGTCGGCGCAAACGCGCTGGGCACAAATGCGACCGGCGCATCCACCGAAGCCGGTTTGCGTGAACTGGGATCTTTTTTGGCGAAGGCAGGCGTGCGCCGGGGCGATACGATTTTTGACGAAGGCTCGGGACTTTCGCGCAATAATTTAACGACGCCGAACGCGACGGTCGCGCTGCTGACTTATATGTCGCGGCAAAAAGATTTTCCGGTCTATTACGACGCTTTGCCGATTGCTGGCGTGGACGGGACATTGCGGCGGTGCATGAAAGGCACACCTGCGGCGGGAAATGTGCGCGCAAAAACGGGGACGCTGCGCTGGGCGAATTCAGTTTCCGGTTACATGACCAACGCGGTTGGTGAACACCTGGTTTTCTCGATGATGTTGAACCGATTCCAATCGCCGCCGGGTTACGAACGCTCGAAGACGGCGGACATGGATGTCATTCTGGAGATGCTGGCGAAATTTGCCGTGAACAGTGGGACCAAATAAAAAATGTAAAATGCAAAATTAAAAATGGGGTACGCGCCATTTAGGCTCCGGCGAAATTTCGGGATGCAGAAACTTTGTAATCACGGCACGCTGCATTGCTTCGCCGCTTTCGCGTAGTAATCCTGATTATACGCCTCGGCCACATAGAATTCTTGCGCGGGTGAAATCTGAGTCGTGATCGGTTTTGAAAATAATTTAGCCTCTGCTGACATGGATTTTTCGGCGGCCTGTTGCTGTTCCGGCGAGTAATAAAAAATCACCGATCGCCCTGCGATAGAATTGGATTGCGTCAGCTTGTGCGACGTCCAGAAGACTTGCAAAATTTTTTCGAGGCTGGTTCGCGTCGGATCATAAACCACACGCGCAACCTCGGTATGTCCCGACTTGCCGCGGCTGACCTGCTCATGCGTTGGATTGGCCGTTGTCCCGCCCATATAACCCGCCGTCACCGACACGACGCCCGGCACTTGCTTAAAGACCGCTTCGGTATGCCAAAAACATCCCATGCCCAAGGTGATCACCTGTGCCCCGGGCGGAATTGCCGGAACGACGGCCGGCGATTCGGGCGCGGGCGGCTGCGAAATCGCATTCGCATACCAGAACCCGCCGATGCCAATTAGTATGGCTGCCAGGCAAACAAATTTCATATCACATCCATCCGCAGTTCCAACTATAACCTATCACTCGTAAGAAATCTCAACTATCGTCCAATCCTGTTCGCCAGCGGGCATTTTGAATTTCACCTGCTGTCCAAGCTGCTTTTTCAACAGCGCCCGCGCAATCGGCGAAGTCCAACTGACCCAATTCCGATCCAGATCCATCTCGTCAACGCCCACGATCCGATAGCTGGCCTCCTCACCATCTCCGCCCCGCAGTTTAACCGTCGCGCCAAAAAAGATTTGTTCCCAGGGCGGTTCCGGCGGCGGCGATATGACTGCGGCAGCGAGGCTCTGTTGCAGATAAGAAATTCGCGGCAGCAAAGATTGGCGTGCGCGTTTGTTGTCGTCTGAACTCGAAGCCGCGAGATCCTGTGACTTTTGTAGAAGAACGCCAAGTTCGTTTTCCAAATTCTTCGCCCCTGCTGGCGTTAGATAATTTTTTCCGCCCGGCACCGAGAATGGCCGCACCGCGGGCAGTGGATCAGGCGCATCGTCCGATTCGCGCGTGAAGGCTTTGCTCATAACCAGCCATCATTTCAAAATCCTGCGCGCCGCCGCAAGGAGCGCATTCGCTTCCGCGTCCGTGCCGATGGTGATGCGCAAATAATTTCGCACCGACGGATATTTGAACCAGCGCACCAGGATTTTTTGCGCACGCAATTTTTCCAGCCACGCTTCTGCTGCAAATCGCGGCGGACGCGCCAGAATAAAATTCGTGTCGCTTGGCAATACGGAAAATCCGAGCTTCGTCAATTCATCACCCAGCCGCTTTCGCGTGGAAATAATTTTCGCAAAATTAACGCGATAATATTCCAAGTCATCCAGCGTGGCGACCGCGGCGATTTGGCCGAGCCCATTCACATTATAACTGTCACGAATTTTGTCCAACGCCGCGATGAGCGCCGGATGCGCGACAAAATAACCCACGCGTTGAAAGCAAAGTGAATACGCTTTTGAAAATGTCCGCGACACGATGACGTGCGGATATTTCAAGGCGAGCGCCATCGCATGCTCCCGCGCGAAATCCACATACGCCTCGTCCAATACAATCACTCCCTGGTGCTCGCGGCAGAGCGCATCGAGCTTGCTCGTGGCATAACCGCGTCCGCTCGGCGCATTCGGTGTGGTCACGAGTGACAACGCGGCGTGAAAATCCCAGGCCTTGGATTTTTTCAAAACCGCGACCGGCGGAATACCGAATTGTTCGTTCAACGCCACGACATTCGTTCG
The Verrucomicrobiia bacterium genome window above contains:
- the msrA gene encoding peptide-methionine (S)-S-oxide reductase MsrA; translated protein: MKFVCLAAILIGIGGFWYANAISQPPAPESPAVVPAIPPGAQVITLGMGCFWHTEAVFKQVPGVVSVTAGYMGGTTANPTHEQVSRGKSGHTEVARVVYDPTRTSLEKILQVFWTSHKLTQSNSIAGRSVIFYYSPEQQQAAEKSMSAEAKLFSKPITTQISPAQEFYVAEAYNQDYYAKAAKQCSVP
- a CDS encoding L,D-transpeptidase family protein, giving the protein MRKKIISLVILFELLACVGFSQTNAALPSSSIALSPLTGCKQVLLVTTADWPVVTGTMRRFVRTNAESSWIQVGESIPVVVGRNGLGWGRGLNAVPNPAMPAKHEGDGKSPAGIFRLSSAFGLLSVDKVAPLKLPYEYLTNGIECVDDVKSAHYNSIVDRAQTQPVDWNSSEKMNTVAQYRLGVVVEHNTDPREPGGGSCIFIHTWAGPQTGTSGCTAMASENIDTVVPWLDPADAPVLVQLPEAAYRRWRVEWELPQITKF
- the dacB gene encoding D-alanyl-D-alanine carboxypeptidase/D-alanyl-D-alanine-endopeptidase, encoding MKKWILKFSLAAILISGAGSFALAQETSKAIEVAKEPESVEALQKNIRELIENPRYDAAMWGIKIASLDSEKILFEHNAQKLFSPASNSKLYTMALALTRLGPEHRIKTSLYAKGRPNETGTLNSDLIIYGRGDPTISGEYNHGDVMRAFEPLVAALTNAGVKEIAGDLIGDDSFFHSAPFGAGWDWGDLEADYGAEISALTINSNTVQLIVKPGESIGTVARLAFSPPTTYIAISNRTETTAKGTRSTLRLYRPLGENLVYVTGHVPLDYAGSSEDVTMHDPAALFASLFKEALKQHGIAVSGVTRSAHWLDRENAPLDFSQWSEIGVVESRPFREIIKSVEKPSQNLYTDMMLEYVGANALGTNATGASTEAGLRELGSFLAKAGVRRGDTIFDEGSGLSRNNLTTPNATVALLTYMSRQKDFPVYYDALPIAGVDGTLRRCMKGTPAAGNVRAKTGTLRWANSVSGYMTNAVGEHLVFSMMLNRFQSPPGYERSKTADMDVILEMLAKFAVNSGTK
- a CDS encoding GreA/GreB family elongation factor, with the translated sequence MSKAFTRESDDAPDPLPAVRPFSVPGGKNYLTPAGAKNLENELGVLLQKSQDLAASSSDDNKRARQSLLPRISYLQQSLAAAVISPPPEPPWEQIFFGATVKLRGGDGEEASYRIVGVDEMDLDRNWVSWTSPIARALLKKQLGQQVKFKMPAGEQDWTIVEISYE
- the hisC gene encoding histidinol-phosphate transaminase, translating into MNPKTLIRPLVHEFHAYVPGEQPKIKGLIKLNTNENPYPPSPKVLTAVRNAVDGQLRLYPNPTAQVLREKLAKLHRCASENILIGNGSDELLALATRAFVEPARKNDTAGPQRSASTVQYFSPSYSLYPVLAAIHGARTNVVALNEQFGIPPVAVLKKSKAWDFHAALSLVTTPNAPSGRGYATSKLDALCREHQGVIVLDEAYVDFAREHAMALALKYPHVIVSRTFSKAYSLCFQRVGYFVAHPALIAALDKIRDSYNVNGLGQIAAVATLDDLEYYRVNFAKIISTRKRLGDELTKLGFSVLPSDTNFILARPPRFAAEAWLEKLRAQKILVRWFKYPSVRNYLRITIGTDAEANALLAAARRILK